A genomic region of Amblyraja radiata isolate CabotCenter1 chromosome 16, sAmbRad1.1.pri, whole genome shotgun sequence contains the following coding sequences:
- the LOC116982178 gene encoding zinc finger protein 239-like, which translates to MEDHMTGHNKEKRYECDVCGKAWQSPSLLETHQRVHTGGKPYGCSTCGKSFTRLNGLQVHQRVHNSERPFACSDCGKGFKSSPDLKAHRRLHTGERPYTCSECGKGFTRSDSLLYHQRAHAGERPYICTQCGKGFIQSTCLLSHQRTHTGERPYTCSDCGKGFTRSDSLLYHQRLHTGERPYTCAQCGKGFTKSSHLLSH; encoded by the exons atggaggaccacatgacggggcacaacaaggagaagcgttatgagtgcgacgtgtgtggcaaggcctggcagagcccgagcCTGCTGGAGACCCACCAGCGG GTGCACACGGGcgggaagccctatggctgctccacctgtggcaagagctttacccGGTTGAATGGGCTGCAggtgcaccagcgggtgcacaacagtgagcggcccttcgcctgctctgactgcggaaaaggcttcaagtcgtctccGGACCTGAAGgcgcacaggcgcctgcacaccggggagcggccctatacCTGCAGcgaatgcggcaagggcttcacccgctccgacagcctgctgtaccaccagcgcgcccacgccggcgagcgcccctacatctgcacccagtgcggtaagggcttcatccagtccacctgcctgctgtcccaccagcgcacccacactggggagcggccctacacctgcagcgactgcggcaagggcttcacccgctccgacagcttgctgtaccaccagcgcctccacaccggcgagcgcccctacacctgcgcccagtgcggcaagggcttcactaagtctagtcacctgctgtcccac